A region from the Azospirillaceae bacterium genome encodes:
- a CDS encoding ectonucleotide pyrophosphatase/phosphodiesterase, with product MAVFGGVFGRRAFKRAALLAGVAALSVLGACVDVPDSSPLPDASAPPPPSYAADAAPPPLILVSIDGFRTDLIDRGVTPTLSALAADGVRAKSMRPSFPSLTFPNHYTLVTGLYPDHHGIVNNTMEDAELGHFALSEHAAVADARWWDQATPLWVTAQDQGRRTGIMFWPGSEAPIQGVRPDHWMPFDAKMPPDQRVDTLLGWMDLPADQRPAFLTLYFDQVDHAEHQTGPDSAETNAALAQVDQALARLVDGLKRRGLADQVNLVIVSDHGMAATAPDRQVVLDDMVDAAALHVVTTGPLASMDIVQGHADAAVKLVGRHEHMECWRKQDLPARFHYGTNDRVPQILCLADNGWVVTTHADLEKRKKDQDGKQKSGKRGDHGYDNADADMRALFVAHGPAFKQGLVVKEFPNVDVYPLLVRLLDIQGERNDGHLEDTLDMLRPGF from the coding sequence GTGGCGGTCTTTGGGGGCGTTTTCGGCCGCCGCGCGTTCAAGCGCGCGGCGTTGCTTGCGGGTGTGGCGGCCTTGTCCGTGCTGGGGGCCTGCGTCGATGTTCCGGACAGTTCCCCCCTGCCGGATGCGTCGGCCCCGCCGCCGCCCTCCTATGCCGCCGACGCCGCGCCGCCGCCCCTGATCCTGGTGTCCATCGACGGTTTCCGCACCGACCTGATCGACCGGGGTGTGACCCCGACGCTCAGCGCGCTGGCGGCCGACGGCGTGCGGGCCAAGTCCATGCGCCCATCCTTCCCGTCGCTGACCTTCCCCAACCACTACACGCTGGTGACCGGCCTCTATCCCGACCATCACGGCATCGTGAACAACACGATGGAGGATGCGGAACTGGGGCACTTCGCGCTTTCCGAACACGCCGCCGTGGCCGACGCCCGGTGGTGGGACCAGGCCACGCCCCTGTGGGTGACGGCCCAGGACCAGGGCCGCCGCACCGGCATCATGTTCTGGCCGGGGTCGGAGGCGCCGATCCAGGGTGTGCGGCCCGATCATTGGATGCCTTTCGACGCCAAGATGCCGCCTGACCAGCGGGTGGACACCCTGCTGGGCTGGATGGACCTGCCGGCCGACCAGCGACCTGCCTTCCTCACCCTGTACTTCGACCAGGTCGACCATGCCGAACACCAGACGGGCCCGGACAGTGCCGAGACCAACGCCGCCCTGGCCCAGGTGGACCAGGCGCTGGCCCGGCTGGTGGATGGCCTGAAGCGCCGTGGCCTGGCCGACCAGGTCAACCTGGTCATCGTGTCCGACCACGGCATGGCGGCGACGGCGCCGGACCGGCAGGTGGTGCTGGACGACATGGTGGATGCCGCGGCGCTGCACGTCGTCACCACCGGCCCGCTGGCCAGCATGGACATCGTCCAGGGGCATGCCGACGCCGCGGTCAAGCTGGTGGGCCGGCATGAGCACATGGAATGCTGGCGCAAGCAGGACCTGCCGGCCCGCTTCCACTACGGCACCAACGACCGCGTGCCCCAGATCCTCTGCCTGGCCGACAACGGCTGGGTCGTCACCACCCATGCCGACTTGGAAAAGCGCAAGAAGGACCAGGATGGCAAACAGAAATCAGGCAAGCGCGGTGACCACGGCTATGACAATGCCGATGCCGACATGCGCGCCCTGTTCGTCGCCCATGGCCCCGCCTTCAAGCAAGGCCTGGTGGTGAAGGAATTCCCCAATGTCGACGTCTACCCCCTGCTGGTGCGCCTGCTGGACATCCAGGGCGAACGCAACGACGGGCACCTGGAAGACACGTTGGACATGCTGCGGCCCGGTTTTTGA
- a CDS encoding methyl-accepting chemotaxis protein: MRDNGPVTQNEILVADGEMLVSKTDDKGRITFANQAFIDISGFSESELLGAPHNLVRHPDMPRAAFADLWTTVQSGQPWEGLVKNRAKSGDFYWVRANVTPVQEDGRITGYISIRTKPARADVAAADRLYATLRQTGSGIRLAQGQVVGIGLANAAARWLSGLNARLAAAGALPVAALAATAAGLNPLWAAALGVPATLAGGTILARELRRVLVRQRQDIDALIQGNHLHVVELPALRDVQPTAARLRALRAILAYQARERVELEAREQETTRRTLLETCQLIETDLETTWRDISRTAAAVEQAVTGLLGNIKEVQQDTVVVAAAAAQASGTASTVAAAAEEQGAAGAEIASQAVRSSDIARRAVADARHAAHALHRMEDATAEVGQVLALIGDIASQTNLLALNATIEAARAGEAGKGFAVVAGEVKNLSGQTARATDQIAHQVAGIRDAVEGSVNALNAVIHTIEEIDEAATATAAAVEEQAAANAEIGRGAVQSADGATQVSGSVQHIRGQADTVCLAAGTVSQQVAATNQAVAQMKNRLLMVLRQSVAGDRRESDRIPCDLAVNMTVNGERRPARMLDLSLGGAVALLTDNANDVPPDGTAAILHLDGVGDLPSVLAAHSPSGLHVRFDILDAATAERLKAAYFAMIKADDGLIAVAQETATKMAQALSQAMAQGDITHDALFSEVLEPIPGTTPEQFTAPYTALTDRLFPALQEPVLDLDRRVVFCVATTTNAYLPTHNARYSESAKGDHYRDAAHCRGRRQYMDRTGLAAARNTRPFLIQAYHRDMGDGQMVRIKEVDCPILVNRHLWGNLRLAFSF; the protein is encoded by the coding sequence ATGCGCGACAACGGCCCCGTCACCCAGAATGAAATCCTTGTCGCCGATGGCGAAATGCTGGTCTCAAAAACCGACGACAAGGGCCGCATCACCTTTGCCAACCAGGCATTCATCGATATCAGCGGCTTCAGCGAGTCGGAACTGCTGGGGGCACCGCACAATCTGGTGCGCCACCCGGACATGCCGCGCGCGGCCTTCGCAGATTTGTGGACCACCGTACAGTCGGGGCAGCCGTGGGAAGGACTGGTGAAGAATCGGGCCAAGTCCGGTGACTTCTACTGGGTGCGGGCCAACGTCACCCCGGTGCAGGAGGATGGCCGCATCACCGGCTACATCTCCATCCGCACCAAGCCCGCCCGGGCGGACGTGGCGGCGGCGGATCGGCTGTACGCCACCTTGCGCCAGACCGGCAGCGGCATCCGCCTGGCCCAGGGCCAGGTGGTGGGGATAGGGCTGGCCAATGCAGCGGCACGCTGGCTGAGCGGGCTGAACGCCCGGCTGGCGGCCGCCGGCGCCCTGCCCGTCGCGGCCCTGGCGGCGACGGCGGCCGGCCTCAACCCGCTATGGGCCGCAGCCCTGGGCGTACCGGCGACCCTGGCCGGCGGCACCATCCTGGCGCGGGAATTGCGCCGCGTGCTGGTGCGCCAGCGCCAGGACATCGACGCCCTGATCCAGGGCAACCACCTGCACGTGGTGGAACTGCCGGCATTGCGCGATGTGCAGCCCACGGCGGCGCGCCTGCGGGCCCTGCGCGCCATCCTGGCCTATCAGGCGCGCGAACGGGTGGAACTGGAAGCGCGGGAGCAGGAGACGACGCGCCGCACCCTGCTGGAAACCTGCCAGCTGATCGAAACCGACCTGGAAACCACCTGGCGCGACATCAGCCGCACGGCGGCGGCGGTGGAACAGGCCGTCACCGGCTTGCTGGGCAACATCAAGGAGGTCCAGCAGGACACCGTGGTGGTGGCCGCCGCCGCGGCGCAAGCCAGTGGCACCGCCAGCACCGTGGCCGCCGCGGCGGAGGAACAGGGGGCGGCCGGCGCCGAAATCGCCAGCCAGGCCGTCCGGTCCAGCGACATCGCCCGCCGGGCGGTGGCCGACGCGCGCCACGCCGCCCATGCCCTGCACCGGATGGAGGATGCGACGGCCGAGGTGGGCCAGGTCCTGGCCCTGATCGGCGACATCGCCAGCCAGACCAACCTGCTGGCCCTGAACGCCACCATCGAGGCGGCACGCGCGGGTGAGGCCGGCAAGGGCTTCGCCGTGGTGGCCGGCGAGGTCAAGAACCTGTCCGGCCAGACGGCGCGCGCCACCGACCAGATCGCGCACCAGGTGGCCGGCATCCGCGACGCGGTGGAGGGCAGCGTCAACGCCCTGAACGCCGTCATCCATACCATTGAGGAAATTGACGAGGCCGCCACCGCCACGGCGGCGGCGGTGGAGGAACAGGCCGCCGCCAACGCGGAAATCGGCCGGGGAGCGGTCCAGTCCGCCGACGGGGCGACCCAGGTGTCGGGCAGCGTGCAGCACATCCGCGGCCAGGCCGATACCGTATGCCTGGCCGCCGGTACGGTCAGCCAGCAGGTGGCCGCCACCAACCAGGCGGTGGCCCAGATGAAGAACCGCCTGCTGATGGTGCTGCGCCAGTCGGTGGCGGGCGACAGGCGCGAGTCCGACCGCATTCCCTGCGACCTGGCCGTCAACATGACGGTGAATGGCGAGCGGCGCCCGGCCCGCATGCTGGACCTGTCGCTGGGCGGGGCCGTGGCCCTGTTGACCGATAACGCCAACGACGTGCCGCCGGACGGCACCGCCGCCATCCTGCATCTGGATGGGGTCGGCGACCTGCCGTCGGTGCTGGCCGCGCACAGCCCGTCGGGGCTGCATGTCCGGTTCGACATCCTGGACGCGGCCACGGCGGAACGGCTGAAGGCCGCCTATTTCGCCATGATCAAGGCCGATGACGGGCTGATCGCCGTGGCCCAGGAAACGGCAACCAAGATGGCCCAGGCCCTGAGCCAGGCCATGGCGCAGGGCGACATCACCCACGACGCGCTGTTCAGCGAGGTGCTGGAACCCATCCCCGGCACGACGCCGGAACAGTTCACGGCCCCCTACACCGCCCTGACCGACCGGCTGTTCCCCGCCCTGCAGGAACCGGTGCTGGACCTGGACCGCCGCGTCGTCTTTTGCGTCGCCACCACCACCAACGCCTATCTGCCCACGCACAACGCCCGCTATTCGGAAAGCGCCAAGGGCGACCATTACCGCGACGCCGCCCATTGCCGGGGCCGGCGGCAGTACATGGACCGGACGGGCCTGGCCGCCGCGCGCAACACCCGGCCCTTCCTGATCCAGGCCTATCACCGCGACATGGGCGACGGCCAGATGGTGCGCATCAAGGAAGTGGACTGCCCCATCCTGGTCAACCGCCACCTGTGGGGCAATCTGCGGCTGGCGTTTAGCTTCTAA
- a CDS encoding alpha/beta fold hydrolase, with amino-acid sequence MIRPIARALRAPVLLGALLASTLLSPAGAAPVKPVTHEADVVVKDFKFASGETLAEVKLHYATLGTPHRDAKGHVDNAILIMHGTGGTGGQFLRPQFSDVLFQPGGVLDPAKYFIILPDDIGHGQSSKPSDGLHARFPHYDYDDMVALEHRLVTEGLGVDHLRLVMGTSMGCMHAFVWGETYPKDMDALMPLACLPQTIAGRNRLWRQMAISAIKADPAWQGGEYKAPPREGLRTASGLLVIAGSAPIQMQKSYPTREAADAAVQTLVEGQIDHMEANDLIYQLDASRTYDPSPKLETITIPVTWINSGDDFINPPELGIAEQLVKRMPHAQFILIPASDQTHGHGTHTWAALWQDKLAALLAQTAPRAK; translated from the coding sequence ATGATCCGACCCATCGCCCGCGCCCTGCGCGCGCCCGTCCTGCTGGGCGCCCTGCTGGCCAGCACGCTTCTGTCGCCGGCCGGCGCCGCCCCGGTGAAGCCGGTAACGCATGAAGCCGACGTGGTGGTGAAGGATTTCAAGTTCGCCAGTGGTGAGACCCTGGCGGAGGTGAAGCTGCATTATGCCACCCTGGGCACGCCGCACCGCGACGCCAAGGGCCATGTCGACAACGCCATCCTGATCATGCACGGCACCGGCGGCACCGGCGGGCAGTTCCTGCGCCCACAATTCAGCGATGTGCTGTTCCAGCCGGGCGGCGTGCTGGACCCGGCCAAGTATTTCATCATCCTGCCGGACGACATCGGCCACGGCCAGTCCAGCAAACCCAGCGACGGCCTGCACGCCCGCTTCCCGCATTACGACTACGACGACATGGTGGCGCTGGAGCACCGCCTGGTGACGGAGGGGTTGGGCGTGGATCACCTGCGCCTGGTCATGGGGACGTCCATGGGCTGCATGCACGCCTTCGTCTGGGGCGAGACCTATCCGAAGGACATGGACGCCCTGATGCCGCTGGCCTGCCTGCCGCAGACCATCGCCGGCCGCAACCGCCTGTGGCGCCAGATGGCGATCAGCGCCATCAAGGCCGACCCCGCCTGGCAAGGGGGCGAGTACAAGGCCCCGCCGCGCGAAGGCCTGCGCACCGCATCCGGCCTGCTGGTCATCGCCGGCAGCGCCCCCATCCAGATGCAGAAATCCTACCCCACGCGTGAGGCGGCCGACGCCGCCGTGCAGACGCTGGTGGAGGGGCAGATCGACCATATGGAAGCCAACGACCTGATCTATCAGCTGGACGCGTCGCGCACCTACGACCCATCACCCAAACTGGAAACCATCACGATCCCGGTCACCTGGATCAATTCCGGCGACGATTTCATCAACCCGCCGGAACTGGGCATCGCCGAGCAGCTGGTGAAGCGCATGCCGCATGCGCAGTTCATCCTGATCCCCGCCAGCGACCAGACCCATGGCCATGGCACCCACACCTGGGCGGCGCTGTGGCAGGACAAGCTGGCGGCCCTGTTGGCCCAAACGGCACCTCGGGCCAAGTAA
- a CDS encoding chloride channel protein — protein sequence MALAAYRRTRRLWFSRDGWQRRLVFWGGGILVGLVAVIFATLADGAQELFGRYAGAHPWLPLLATPAGLALSVWLTRSYFPNAGGSGIPQAIAARELRDGQERTALVSIRLAVGKVVLTLLGLLVGASVGREGPTVQVGASLMHRVGATFGGRFPGLLLAGGAAGVAAAFNTPLAGIVFAIEEMGRGFDMRTGALVLAAVTVAGAAPLAIQGDYLYFGQSTVHMATWQDWALVPLCGVLGGLAGGAFSRVVVRLARGFGHWPGHAGIAGRWIKAHPVWFAAGCGLALALLGLATGGDTYGTGYAQAKALLEGVAHPQAAAAVSSLFGPAKWLATVISAISGIPGGIFSPSLAVGAGLGAEIGHLLPGANLEVAVLVGMVGYFSGVVQAPITAFVIVLEMTGNHALAVPIMAGSLIGCGAARMMGAEAIYHALSHGFLDRAHKAIAARPANRAP from the coding sequence ATGGCATTAGCAGCATACCGCCGCACGCGGCGCCTGTGGTTTTCCCGCGACGGCTGGCAACGCCGGCTGGTGTTCTGGGGCGGCGGTATCCTGGTGGGGCTGGTGGCGGTGATCTTCGCCACCCTGGCGGACGGCGCCCAGGAGCTGTTCGGGCGCTATGCCGGCGCGCATCCCTGGCTGCCCCTGCTGGCCACGCCCGCCGGCCTGGCCCTGTCGGTCTGGCTGACCCGCAGCTATTTCCCCAACGCCGGCGGCAGCGGCATCCCCCAGGCCATCGCCGCCCGCGAACTGCGCGACGGGCAGGAGCGCACGGCCCTGGTGTCCATCCGCCTGGCCGTGGGCAAGGTCGTGCTGACCCTGCTGGGCCTGCTGGTCGGCGCCTCGGTGGGACGTGAGGGGCCGACGGTACAGGTCGGCGCGTCACTAATGCACCGGGTGGGGGCCACCTTCGGCGGGCGTTTCCCCGGCCTGCTGCTGGCCGGCGGTGCCGCCGGCGTGGCCGCCGCCTTCAACACGCCGCTGGCCGGCATCGTCTTCGCCATTGAGGAAATGGGGCGCGGCTTCGACATGCGCACCGGCGCCCTGGTGCTGGCCGCCGTGACCGTGGCGGGTGCGGCCCCCTTGGCCATCCAGGGCGACTATCTTTATTTCGGACAGAGCACCGTCCACATGGCGACCTGGCAGGACTGGGCCCTGGTGCCGCTGTGCGGCGTGCTGGGCGGCCTGGCCGGCGGCGCCTTCAGCCGGGTGGTGGTGCGTCTGGCCCGGGGTTTCGGCCATTGGCCGGGCCACGCCGGCATCGCCGGCCGCTGGATCAAGGCACATCCCGTGTGGTTCGCGGCCGGCTGCGGCCTGGCGCTGGCCCTGCTGGGCCTGGCGACCGGCGGCGACACCTACGGCACCGGCTACGCCCAGGCCAAGGCGCTGCTGGAAGGGGTGGCCCATCCGCAGGCGGCGGCCGCCGTCTCCTCCCTATTCGGTCCCGCCAAGTGGCTGGCCACCGTCATTTCCGCCATCAGCGGCATTCCGGGTGGCATCTTCTCCCCCTCCCTGGCCGTGGGTGCCGGCCTGGGGGCGGAGATCGGGCACCTGCTGCCCGGCGCCAACCTGGAGGTGGCGGTGCTGGTGGGCATGGTCGGTTACTTCAGCGGCGTGGTACAGGCCCCCATCACGGCCTTCGTCATCGTGCTGGAGATGACCGGCAACCACGCCCTGGCCGTGCCCATCATGGCGGGCAGCCTGATCGGCTGCGGTGCCGCCCGCATGATGGGGGCGGAGGCGATCTACCACGCCCTGTCCCATGGCTTCCTGGACCGCGCCCACAAGGCCATCGCCGCCCGGCCGGCCAACCGAGCGCCCTGA
- a CDS encoding DUF2282 domain-containing protein, producing MSQSHKTTTHPTPQNAGTVAAAALAGAIALAAFAAPAHAADAVEKCYGITKAGQNGCAAGAHSCAGQSTKNYDGQDWKEVKAGTCTSMGGKTTPFNGTGTPK from the coding sequence ATGTCCCAGTCCCACAAGACCACCACACATCCCACGCCGCAAAACGCCGGCACCGTCGCGGCGGCGGCCCTGGCCGGCGCCATAGCGCTGGCCGCCTTCGCGGCCCCCGCCCACGCGGCAGACGCCGTGGAAAAATGCTACGGCATCACCAAGGCGGGCCAGAACGGCTGCGCCGCGGGCGCCCATTCCTGCGCCGGCCAGTCCACCAAGAATTATGACGGCCAGGATTGGAAGGAAGTGAAGGCCGGCACCTGCACCAGCATGGGCGGCAAGACCACGCCGTTCAACGGCACCGGCACGCCAAAATAA
- a CDS encoding tetratricopeptide repeat protein, translating to MGDAFQADDMMRYAVGLHKAGQTAAAEDLYRQVIAREPGRADAAQLLGVLMAQAGRLTEAEAHLRQALLRFHAVPDLHLSLGLVLVDLGRADEAAACWRRALALAPPDAPWVADITARLAAAPPPPTPSAPKGGAAILMAQARARLRDDELSTAEKLCREALKQDPACADAWNMLGVLALQRRDADAVGHFAQAVRHAPQAIEHHRNHAASLYILHRPAEAAEVLNQALVVIGVRGVLLADLGDARFAQDDAFAAAAAYRLALEHLAREAASGDESLLRPAIDPARVQGNLTRALCACGLPHEAVAVARERAAAAPGVPAWRDLAIALLAANDPDAALEPALRAVEQAPERADLRVTAAAALIDSNQVDRAAAQVAIALELDPDSAEAYANRGFIALRQGDAVAAEQAFRTALANHPPTIDANIAVLHQGLGMALLRQGDIAQGAPHFAWRTRTPGQGPALADVPVWDGRVQRGGHLVVTATRGHGDLLHFIRYAGLLRRRGMRVIFRGMAALVNLVAASNLVEDAGPLDRPLPPPMPGQAWFQADCLALLPLAATDMGFAGEAVPYLVPPAEAAARWQGVLDTLPPFRVALAWAGSTQFAYHRHRAPRLAPLLSLLSDSRLAGRVGWVSVQTDEGRRDFEPAKLPPAVLADFLDVADGLRSFSDTAAILAQADLVIAMDTAVAHLAGGLGKPLWLMLDTGSEWRWQGTRTDSPWYPTARLFRQGRSSDWPGVVSAMADALHSLLVQA from the coding sequence ATGGGTGACGCGTTTCAAGCCGACGACATGATGCGGTATGCCGTCGGCCTGCACAAGGCGGGGCAGACCGCGGCGGCGGAGGATCTCTACCGCCAGGTGATCGCACGGGAACCGGGGCGTGCGGACGCGGCGCAGCTGCTGGGCGTGCTGATGGCCCAAGCCGGACGCCTGACGGAGGCCGAGGCCCATTTGCGCCAGGCCCTGCTGCGTTTCCATGCCGTGCCCGACCTGCACCTCAGCCTGGGCCTGGTGCTGGTCGATCTGGGGCGCGCGGATGAGGCGGCGGCCTGCTGGCGCCGGGCGCTGGCCCTGGCGCCGCCGGACGCGCCGTGGGTTGCGGACATCACCGCCCGCCTGGCCGCCGCCCCGCCGCCGCCGACGCCATCGGCACCCAAGGGGGGGGCTGCCATCCTCATGGCCCAGGCCCGGGCGCGCCTGCGGGATGATGAGCTGTCCACGGCGGAAAAATTGTGTCGTGAGGCGTTGAAGCAGGACCCGGCCTGTGCCGACGCCTGGAACATGCTGGGCGTGCTGGCGCTCCAGCGGCGGGATGCCGACGCGGTGGGGCATTTCGCCCAGGCGGTGCGCCATGCGCCCCAGGCCATCGAACACCACCGCAATCATGCCGCCTCCCTCTACATCCTGCACCGCCCGGCGGAAGCGGCGGAGGTGCTGAACCAGGCGCTGGTGGTCATCGGCGTGCGGGGTGTTCTGCTGGCCGACCTGGGCGATGCGCGTTTCGCCCAGGACGACGCCTTCGCGGCTGCGGCCGCCTATCGGCTGGCGCTGGAGCATCTGGCGCGCGAGGCGGCATCGGGGGATGAAAGCTTACTACGCCCGGCCATCGATCCGGCCCGTGTGCAGGGTAATCTCACCCGCGCCCTGTGCGCCTGCGGTCTGCCGCATGAGGCGGTGGCCGTGGCGCGGGAACGGGCGGCGGCGGCGCCGGGCGTTCCGGCCTGGCGCGACCTCGCCATCGCCCTGCTGGCCGCCAACGATCCGGACGCGGCCCTGGAACCCGCCCTGCGTGCCGTGGAACAGGCGCCGGAACGGGCCGACCTGCGGGTGACGGCGGCGGCGGCCCTGATCGACAGCAACCAGGTCGACCGCGCGGCGGCCCAGGTGGCCATTGCCCTGGAACTGGATCCTGATTCGGCGGAGGCGTACGCCAACCGGGGCTTCATCGCCTTGCGGCAGGGGGATGCGGTGGCGGCGGAACAGGCGTTCCGCACGGCGCTGGCCAATCATCCGCCGACCATCGACGCCAACATCGCGGTGCTGCACCAGGGCCTGGGCATGGCGCTGTTGCGCCAGGGCGATATCGCGCAGGGCGCGCCGCACTTCGCCTGGCGCACACGCACGCCGGGCCAGGGACCGGCGCTGGCGGATGTGCCGGTCTGGGACGGCCGGGTGCAGCGGGGCGGGCACCTGGTGGTGACGGCCACCCGCGGGCATGGCGACCTGCTGCACTTCATCCGATATGCCGGCCTGCTGAGGCGGCGGGGCATGCGGGTGATCTTCCGGGGCATGGCCGCCTTGGTGAACCTGGTGGCGGCGTCAAATCTGGTGGAGGATGCCGGCCCGTTGGACCGGCCGTTGCCGCCACCCATGCCGGGGCAGGCTTGGTTCCAGGCCGACTGCCTGGCCCTGCTGCCGCTGGCCGCGACGGACATGGGGTTCGCCGGCGAGGCCGTGCCCTACCTTGTTCCCCCGGCGGAGGCGGCGGCGCGCTGGCAGGGCGTGCTGGATACCCTGCCGCCTTTCCGCGTGGCGCTGGCCTGGGCGGGATCGACGCAATTCGCCTATCACCGCCACCGCGCGCCCCGCCTGGCGCCGCTGCTATCCCTCCTGTCCGATTCCCGGCTGGCGGGCCGTGTCGGCTGGGTATCCGTGCAGACGGATGAGGGGCGGCGTGATTTTGAGCCGGCGAAGCTGCCGCCGGCCGTGCTGGCGGACTTCCTGGACGTGGCTGACGGCTTGCGCAGCTTTTCCGATACCGCGGCCATCCTGGCCCAGGCCGACTTGGTCATCGCCATGGACACGGCGGTGGCGCACCTGGCCGGCGGCTTGGGAAAGCCCTTGTGGCTGATGCTGGACACCGGCTCGGAATGGCGCTGGCAGGGAACCCGCACCGACAGCCCCTGGTATCCCACCGCCCGCCTGTTCCGCCAGGGTCGGTCGAGCGATTGGCCCGGCGTGGTGTCGGCGATGGCCGACGCCCTCCATAGCCTTTTGGTACAAGCGTGA
- a CDS encoding helix-turn-helix transcriptional regulator, which translates to MNNRLREMRARYGWTQADLAHRLAVSRQTVNALETGRYDPSLPLAFRIGRLFGLPIEMIFRDDPAE; encoded by the coding sequence ATGAACAACCGCTTGCGCGAAATGCGGGCACGGTACGGCTGGACGCAGGCGGACCTGGCGCACCGCCTGGCCGTGTCGCGGCAGACGGTGAACGCGCTGGAGACCGGGCGTTACGACCCATCCCTGCCGCTGGCGTTCCGGATCGGGCGGCTGTTCGGCCTGCCCATCGAAATGATCTTCCGCGACGATCCGGCCGAATGA
- a CDS encoding transporter substrate-binding domain-containing protein, with protein sequence MGTAAQAEEAAAGWGWVTIRAKVEDGGRWHVRAVGRRRALGLLAGGVLAGGASAAAPAPIRLAGNPAWYPYSWEEGDQLHGLGMDRATAALTRLGLPYVLQTYGLWQRALAALSHGQVDLLISSVWNPARTERLLYTEPYARDDVRAFVRIDDVGLYHGVADLLGRGRPAPLGVAPLGSAYGPDMDALEARGLRLERSGTTEGMLQRVRYGRADFCVLVHQNGRHLLRTLGLTSVLAPLPFPLAPLQVRMLMRRDGPLVGRINAFNTLIATA encoded by the coding sequence GTGGGGACGGCCGCCCAAGCCGAAGAGGCGGCGGCCGGGTGGGGTTGGGTGACAATACGGGCGAAGGTTGAGGACGGCGGGCGATGGCACGTCCGCGCCGTGGGCCGGCGGCGGGCGTTGGGCCTGCTGGCCGGCGGTGTGCTGGCTGGCGGCGCATCCGCGGCGGCGCCAGCCCCCATACGGCTGGCCGGCAACCCCGCCTGGTATCCCTATAGCTGGGAGGAAGGCGACCAGTTGCACGGCCTGGGGATGGACCGGGCGACAGCGGCGCTGACCCGCCTGGGCTTGCCTTACGTCCTGCAAACCTACGGCCTCTGGCAACGGGCGCTGGCCGCCCTGTCGCACGGGCAAGTGGACCTGCTGATCTCCTCCGTCTGGAATCCGGCGCGGACGGAACGGCTGCTGTACACGGAACCGTATGCCCGGGACGATGTCCGCGCCTTCGTCCGCATTGATGATGTCGGCCTGTACCATGGCGTGGCCGACCTGCTGGGACGGGGGCGCCCCGCCCCCTTGGGTGTGGCGCCGCTGGGCAGCGCCTACGGCCCCGACATGGACGCACTGGAAGCCCGCGGCCTGCGGCTGGAACGCAGCGGCACGACGGAGGGCATGTTGCAACGCGTGCGTTACGGCCGGGCCGATTTCTGCGTCCTGGTGCACCAGAACGGCCGGCACCTGCTGCGCACCCTGGGCTTGACCTCGGTACTGGCGCCCTTGCCTTTCCCCCTGGCACCCTTGCAGGTCCGCATGCTGATGCGGCGGGACGGCCCCTTGGTGGGACGGATCAATGCCTTCAACACCCTGATCGCCACGGCCTGA
- a CDS encoding protein phosphatase CheZ translates to MMSVSDFFSDLSDEEYARIEDALQSTARGRAFLRMRDRRGRVVAIDDVRRLLKEAKTGGEADGSGAHIRILRRELQEMASHIAQTRREIAALKPDDPSANRIMLATEELDAILQATEHATTEILNGAERIQTVADRLRGESPAVASELDNEVMEIMTACSFQDITGQRMTKVVNTMRYIERRVHTMIEIWGLESEAADAIMDDQDVRPDAHLMHGPALHGGGIDQNMVDALMDGGAMPAAAPPPPPPPEPTPVAAPVPVAPPPPPPPKAEKKPAKPPEAPSTDGKLSQSAVDDMFP, encoded by the coding sequence ATGATGTCTGTGTCGGATTTCTTTTCCGACCTGTCTGACGAGGAATACGCCCGTATCGAGGACGCGTTGCAGTCCACGGCACGCGGGCGTGCCTTCCTGCGCATGCGCGACCGGCGCGGGCGGGTGGTCGCCATTGACGACGTCCGCCGCCTGCTGAAGGAAGCGAAGACAGGGGGCGAGGCCGATGGTTCCGGCGCCCATATCCGCATCCTGCGGCGTGAGCTGCAGGAGATGGCGTCGCATATCGCCCAGACCCGGCGCGAGATCGCGGCCCTGAAGCCGGACGATCCCTCGGCCAACCGCATCATGCTGGCGACCGAGGAGTTGGACGCCATCCTGCAGGCGACCGAGCACGCGACCACCGAAATCCTGAACGGTGCGGAACGCATCCAGACGGTCGCCGACCGCCTGCGCGGCGAATCGCCGGCCGTCGCCAGCGAGTTGGACAACGAGGTCATGGAAATCATGACCGCGTGCAGCTTCCAGGACATCACCGGCCAGCGCATGACCAAGGTCGTGAACACCATGCGCTATATCGAGCGCCGGGTGCACACCATGATCGAGATCTGGGGCCTGGAGAGTGAGGCCGCCGATGCCATCATGGACGACCAGGACGTCCGGCCCGATGCCCATCTGATGCATGGGCCGGCCCTGCACGGCGGCGGCATCGACCAGAACATGGTGGATGCCCTGATGGATGGCGGCGCCATGCCCGCCGCCGCACCACCACCGCCCCCGCCGCCGGAACCCACCCCCGTCGCGGCACCGGTGCCGGTGGCTCCACCACCGCCCCCGCCGCCCAAGGCCGAGAAGAAACCGGCCAAGCCGCCGGAAGCGCCCAGCACCGATGGCAAACTGAGCCAAAGCGCCGTCGACGACATGTTCCCCTGA